The following proteins are co-located in the Takifugu flavidus isolate HTHZ2018 chromosome 16, ASM371156v2, whole genome shotgun sequence genome:
- the sertad4 gene encoding SERTA domain-containing protein 4 isoform X2 encodes MTLVLSMNPFLDPEGEPPLSMCKPIWEPERCTKACLSSPASACSSEGHFPHVTPSRRVPDHLSVSRISYFKRKFVDDDDSPSRFRTYCQTVAPFLEERAHVLRLSLEKMRFIDDPEAFLRRSVLVNNLLRRLRAEILLQSSDWCFPPGPTFAPPPCAPPASSSPPLHTAMPTSVCLAPPAGPPFRKRFRMLSGGQVDLQPDCAQTCCCIYAAAAAAGHYLHLPFSMYDAALSSCPSTPHSSSLFQLGNHSKLGLTVAVEEHDEEEEDVEEEEDEENEEEDCGEREEEEEEEDDDDGGRTPAGSSFSGAKDKTSHQSRTKMFQVCAQTRTEEDMTEVEEEEQEEKEEIVRSCQWTSQKDLRKRDVWDTTCSVSPCTYLPRPALTEAEAEFRSGTFAPQSLCVSPSTDLSFISNTSQSLEHHC; translated from the exons ATGACCCTGGTTTTGTCAATGAATCCTTTCCTGGACCCAGAAGGAGAACCTCCGCTCTCCATGTGCAAGCCTATATGGGAACCAGAGCGTTGCACTAAGGCCTGCTTGTCCAGCCCAGCCTCAGCGTGCAGCTCTGAAGGACACTTTCCACACG TGACGCCCAGCAGACGAGTCCCTGATCACCTCTCGGTGTCTAGGATTTCTTACTTCAAGAGGAAGTttgtggatgatgatgattctCCGTCGAGGTTCCGAACGTACTGCCAGACG GTTGCACCGTTCCTGGAGGAGCGAGCCCATGTTTTGCGCCTTTCTTTGGAGAAGATGAGATTCATCGACGACCCCGAGGCCTTTCTCCGACGCTCAGTCCTCGTCAACAACCTGCTTCGTCGTCTGAGGGCTGAGATCCTGCTCCAGAGCTCTGACTGGTGCTTCCCACCCGGTCCAACCTTCGCCCCCCCGCCTTGTGCGCCGCCAGCCAGCTCTAGTCCCCCCCTCCACACGGCCATGCCCACCAGCGTCTGCCTAGCACCCCCGGCGGGTCCGCCTTTCCGAAAGCGCTTCCGGATGTTGAGTGGAGGGCAGGTAGATCTTCAGCCTGACTGTGCCCAGACGTGCTGCTGTATctacgcagcagcagccgctgcaGGACACTATCTCCACCTCCCATTTTCCATGTATGACGCAGCATTGTCCAGCTGCCCCTCCACGCCGCATTCGTCCTCCTTATTTCAGCTAGGGAACCATAGCAAGCTGGGTTTGACTGTGGCAGTGGAGGAGcacgatgaggaggaggaagatgtggaggaggaggaggatgaagaaaatgaggaggaagactgtggagaaagggaagaagaagaagaggaggaagatgatgatgatggtggaagaACTCCAGCTGGGTCTTCCTTTAGTGGTGCTAAGGACAAGACAAGTCATCAAAGCAGGACTAAGATGTTCCAAGTTTGTGCACAGacaaggacagaggaggacatgacagaggtggaggaggaagagcaggaggagaaagaggagatcGTGAGATCCTGTCAGTGGACCTCTCAGAAGGATCTCCGCAAG agGGACGTTTGGGACACCACCTGTTCTGTGTCCCCCTGCACGTATCTACCACGTCCTGCCCTGACAGAGGCAGAAGCTGAGTTCAGATCCGGAACATTTGCTCCACAGAGTTTGTGTGTTTCGCCCAGTACGGATCTCAGCTTCATCTCCAACACCAGCCAGTCGCtggagcatcactgttga
- the sertad4 gene encoding SERTA domain-containing protein 4 isoform X1, translating to MTLVLSMNPFLDPEGEPPLSMCKPIWEPERCTKACLSSPASACSSEGHFPHAVTPSRRVPDHLSVSRISYFKRKFVDDDDSPSRFRTYCQTVAPFLEERAHVLRLSLEKMRFIDDPEAFLRRSVLVNNLLRRLRAEILLQSSDWCFPPGPTFAPPPCAPPASSSPPLHTAMPTSVCLAPPAGPPFRKRFRMLSGGQVDLQPDCAQTCCCIYAAAAAAGHYLHLPFSMYDAALSSCPSTPHSSSLFQLGNHSKLGLTVAVEEHDEEEEDVEEEEDEENEEEDCGEREEEEEEEDDDDGGRTPAGSSFSGAKDKTSHQSRTKMFQVCAQTRTEEDMTEVEEEEQEEKEEIVRSCQWTSQKDLRKRDVWDTTCSVSPCTYLPRPALTEAEAEFRSGTFAPQSLCVSPSTDLSFISNTSQSLEHHC from the exons ATGACCCTGGTTTTGTCAATGAATCCTTTCCTGGACCCAGAAGGAGAACCTCCGCTCTCCATGTGCAAGCCTATATGGGAACCAGAGCGTTGCACTAAGGCCTGCTTGTCCAGCCCAGCCTCAGCGTGCAGCTCTGAAGGACACTTTCCACACG CAGTGACGCCCAGCAGACGAGTCCCTGATCACCTCTCGGTGTCTAGGATTTCTTACTTCAAGAGGAAGTttgtggatgatgatgattctCCGTCGAGGTTCCGAACGTACTGCCAGACG GTTGCACCGTTCCTGGAGGAGCGAGCCCATGTTTTGCGCCTTTCTTTGGAGAAGATGAGATTCATCGACGACCCCGAGGCCTTTCTCCGACGCTCAGTCCTCGTCAACAACCTGCTTCGTCGTCTGAGGGCTGAGATCCTGCTCCAGAGCTCTGACTGGTGCTTCCCACCCGGTCCAACCTTCGCCCCCCCGCCTTGTGCGCCGCCAGCCAGCTCTAGTCCCCCCCTCCACACGGCCATGCCCACCAGCGTCTGCCTAGCACCCCCGGCGGGTCCGCCTTTCCGAAAGCGCTTCCGGATGTTGAGTGGAGGGCAGGTAGATCTTCAGCCTGACTGTGCCCAGACGTGCTGCTGTATctacgcagcagcagccgctgcaGGACACTATCTCCACCTCCCATTTTCCATGTATGACGCAGCATTGTCCAGCTGCCCCTCCACGCCGCATTCGTCCTCCTTATTTCAGCTAGGGAACCATAGCAAGCTGGGTTTGACTGTGGCAGTGGAGGAGcacgatgaggaggaggaagatgtggaggaggaggaggatgaagaaaatgaggaggaagactgtggagaaagggaagaagaagaagaggaggaagatgatgatgatggtggaagaACTCCAGCTGGGTCTTCCTTTAGTGGTGCTAAGGACAAGACAAGTCATCAAAGCAGGACTAAGATGTTCCAAGTTTGTGCACAGacaaggacagaggaggacatgacagaggtggaggaggaagagcaggaggagaaagaggagatcGTGAGATCCTGTCAGTGGACCTCTCAGAAGGATCTCCGCAAG agGGACGTTTGGGACACCACCTGTTCTGTGTCCCCCTGCACGTATCTACCACGTCCTGCCCTGACAGAGGCAGAAGCTGAGTTCAGATCCGGAACATTTGCTCCACAGAGTTTGTGTGTTTCGCCCAGTACGGATCTCAGCTTCATCTCCAACACCAGCCAGTCGCtggagcatcactgttga
- the sertad4 gene encoding SERTA domain-containing protein 4 isoform X3 has translation MTLVLSMNPFLDPEGEPPLSMCKPIWEPERCTKACLSSPASACSSEGHFPHAVTPSRRVPDHLSVSRISYFKRKFVDDDDSPSRFRTYCQTVAPFLEERAHVLRLSLEKMRFIDDPEAFLRRSVLVNNLLRRLRAEILLQSSDWCFPPGPTFAPPPCAPPASSSPPLHTAMPTSVCLAPPAGPPFRKRFRMLSGGQVDLQPDCAQTCCCIYAAAAAAGHYLHLPFSMYDAALSSCPSTPHSSSLFQLGNHSKLGLTVAVEEHDEEEEDVEEEEDEENEEEDCGEREEEEEEEDDDDGGRTPAGSSFSGAKDKTSHQSRTKMFQVCAQTRTEEDMTEVEEEEQEEKEEIVRSCQWTSQKDLRKVGFWHRRAHRQ, from the exons ATGACCCTGGTTTTGTCAATGAATCCTTTCCTGGACCCAGAAGGAGAACCTCCGCTCTCCATGTGCAAGCCTATATGGGAACCAGAGCGTTGCACTAAGGCCTGCTTGTCCAGCCCAGCCTCAGCGTGCAGCTCTGAAGGACACTTTCCACACG CAGTGACGCCCAGCAGACGAGTCCCTGATCACCTCTCGGTGTCTAGGATTTCTTACTTCAAGAGGAAGTttgtggatgatgatgattctCCGTCGAGGTTCCGAACGTACTGCCAGACG GTTGCACCGTTCCTGGAGGAGCGAGCCCATGTTTTGCGCCTTTCTTTGGAGAAGATGAGATTCATCGACGACCCCGAGGCCTTTCTCCGACGCTCAGTCCTCGTCAACAACCTGCTTCGTCGTCTGAGGGCTGAGATCCTGCTCCAGAGCTCTGACTGGTGCTTCCCACCCGGTCCAACCTTCGCCCCCCCGCCTTGTGCGCCGCCAGCCAGCTCTAGTCCCCCCCTCCACACGGCCATGCCCACCAGCGTCTGCCTAGCACCCCCGGCGGGTCCGCCTTTCCGAAAGCGCTTCCGGATGTTGAGTGGAGGGCAGGTAGATCTTCAGCCTGACTGTGCCCAGACGTGCTGCTGTATctacgcagcagcagccgctgcaGGACACTATCTCCACCTCCCATTTTCCATGTATGACGCAGCATTGTCCAGCTGCCCCTCCACGCCGCATTCGTCCTCCTTATTTCAGCTAGGGAACCATAGCAAGCTGGGTTTGACTGTGGCAGTGGAGGAGcacgatgaggaggaggaagatgtggaggaggaggaggatgaagaaaatgaggaggaagactgtggagaaagggaagaagaagaagaggaggaagatgatgatgatggtggaagaACTCCAGCTGGGTCTTCCTTTAGTGGTGCTAAGGACAAGACAAGTCATCAAAGCAGGACTAAGATGTTCCAAGTTTGTGCACAGacaaggacagaggaggacatgacagaggtggaggaggaagagcaggaggagaaagaggagatcGTGAGATCCTGTCAGTGGACCTCTCAGAAGGATCTCCGCAAGGTCGGGTTTTGGCACCGCAGAGCTCATAGACAATAG